The following are encoded together in the Geobacter sulfurreducens PCA genome:
- a CDS encoding response regulator, which produces MGHATEIQVLVVDESAPSRAFIASTLENGGYIVTSVASGEEAVHEVNAAPFDILVTDINLPGMSGLNLLKLLKDSFPDLEVVIVTSNASSFTAIKALRLGAYDFIIKPVDDPAILTNIVGRAVEKQSLTRENRRLMDDMKLKNRELHDALHLMKSANRLCTAISASLDAGEILKRLVEGAVEEVKAKKGYLLLLDRDGSSFSMKVSVGVSRTLAKGFRLRHDQGIAGLVATNNKPLRIDEEVPPPLTHRMLEEDPNGELFTTPGIVTVPLQFKGRVAGVVTLSGRADGRAFTDAEIEFLTTLANHSAIALDTAGAFYKLRKGTS; this is translated from the coding sequence ATGGGACACGCCACCGAAATTCAAGTCCTCGTTGTGGACGAATCGGCCCCTTCCCGTGCGTTCATCGCATCGACCCTTGAAAATGGCGGATATATCGTCACATCGGTCGCCTCCGGCGAGGAGGCCGTCCACGAGGTCAACGCCGCCCCCTTCGACATCCTGGTGACCGACATCAATCTTCCCGGGATGAGCGGTCTCAATCTCCTCAAACTCCTGAAAGACTCATTCCCCGACCTGGAAGTGGTGATCGTCACGAGCAACGCCTCCAGCTTCACCGCCATCAAGGCCCTTCGCCTGGGGGCCTACGATTTCATCATCAAACCCGTGGACGACCCCGCCATCCTGACCAACATCGTGGGCCGCGCCGTCGAGAAACAGTCCCTCACCCGTGAGAACCGGCGGCTCATGGACGACATGAAACTGAAGAACCGGGAACTCCATGATGCACTCCACCTGATGAAATCTGCCAACCGCCTCTGCACGGCCATCTCGGCCTCTCTGGACGCGGGCGAGATCCTGAAGCGGCTGGTGGAAGGGGCCGTGGAGGAAGTAAAGGCGAAAAAGGGATACCTTCTGCTCCTGGACCGTGATGGTAGTTCCTTCTCCATGAAAGTCAGCGTGGGTGTGAGCCGCACCCTCGCCAAGGGATTCAGGCTCCGCCACGACCAAGGGATAGCCGGGCTCGTTGCCACCAACAACAAGCCCCTGCGCATCGACGAGGAAGTGCCGCCCCCCCTCACCCACCGGATGCTGGAGGAAGACCCCAACGGCGAACTCTTCACAACTCCCGGCATCGTAACGGTGCCGCTCCAGTTCAAGGGGCGGGTGGCGGGCGTGGTAACCCTTTCGGGCAGGGCCGACGGCAGGGCTTTCACTGATGCGGAAATCGAATTCCTCACCACCCTGGCGAACCACTCGGCCATCGCCCTTGACACGGCAGGTGCCTTCTACAAGCTCAGGAAGGGCACCTCCTGA